A DNA window from Hordeum vulgare subsp. vulgare chromosome 1H, MorexV3_pseudomolecules_assembly, whole genome shotgun sequence contains the following coding sequences:
- the LOC123398452 gene encoding zinc finger MYM-type protein 5-like, which yields MAVKKLIDSQCGGIRQFLKPSNIGASSTSPNQDDALAIVAIVEEQPTNENLDSDQQEENINSNIGDSNVSGSENVGKSSDAHVESASVDEQPVYTADIYDPRNWDNLDNKARDILVEKGPVREDKMEYHVDDDGRHFSCTHYRRKLSNGEEHDRNWLVYSKDVNKVFCFCCKIFKSSTNRIQSSLAHDGLGHWRHISEKLKEHENSIEHINNMNKWNELRVRLRKEETIDKELQHQITKEKECGRQVLLRIIAIVKYLGKRSLAFHGNSEKLYKDDNGNFLACIEMIAEFDMVMQDHLRCSIIKLFHFLELFSAYMYYLLVLQKGGMFCLNMFLV from the exons atggCCGTGAAAAAATTGATAGACTCGCAATGCGGAGGTATTCGACAATTTCTCAAGCCAAGTAATATTGGTGCTTCGAGTACTTCGCCAAACCAAGATGATGCGTTGGCGATTGTTGCCATAGTGGAAGAGCAACCGACTAATGAAAATTTGGACTCTGATCAGCAAGAAGAAAATATCAACTCCAACATCGGCGATAGCAATGTAAGTGGCTCCGAGAATGTAGGTAAATCATCAGATGCACATGTTGAATCTGCTAGTGTTGATGAGCAACCGGTTTATACTGCTGATATTTATGATCCAAGAAATTGGGACAATCTTGATAATAAAGCAAGAGATATTTTAGTTGAGAAAGGGCCTGTCAGAGAGGATAAAATGGAATACCATGTAGATGATGACGGAAGACATTTTTCGTGCACTCATTATCGTAGAAAATTAAGTAATGGAGAGGAACATGATAGGAATTGGCTAGTTTATTCAAAAGATGTCAACAAAGTTTTTTGCTTCTGTTGTAAGATCTTCAAGTCTAGCACCAATAGGATTCAAAGTTCCTTAGCACATGATGGATTAGGACATTGGAGGCATATTAGTGAGAAGCTTAAAGAACATGAAAATAGCATCGAGCATATTAATAACATGAACAAGTGGAATGAATTGAGGGTTAGACTGCGGAAAGAGGAGACAATTGACAAGGAATTGCAACATCAAATAACGAAGGAGAAAGAATGTGGCAGGCAAGTTCTGTTAAGAATAATAGCCATTGTGAAATATCTTGGTAAACGCAGCTTGGCTTTTCATGGAAATAGTGAGAAGCTTTACAAGGATGATAATGGTAATTTCTTAGCTTGCATTGAGATGATTGCAGAATTTGACATGGTAATGCAAGATCACCTTAG ATGTTCTATCATAAAG ttgtttcattttttggaattgttCAGCGCATATATGTATTATTTGCTGGTTCTACAAAAAGGTGGAATGTTTTGCTTAAACATGTTCCTAGTTTGA